One genomic window of Desmospora activa DSM 45169 includes the following:
- a CDS encoding alpha-ketoacid dehydrogenase subunit beta → MTVISYIDAVTLALREEMERDEKVFILGEDVGVRGGVFRATAGLIEDFGAERVLDTPLTESAIAGVAIGASTYGMRPVAEMQFADFIMPAFNQIVSEAAKMRYRSNNSWHCPLVIRAPYGGGVHGALYHSQSVESLFTGVPGLKIVTPATPYDVKGLLKSAIRDDDPVLFFEHKRCYRLIKGEVPAEDYTVPIGKAEVKREGTDVTVISYGLTLHFALKAAEELEQEGISVHVLDLRTLIPLDKEAILEAVAQTGKVLVIHEDNQTGGFGGEIAALIAEEAFFELDAPVRRLCGPDVPAMPYSPPLEKEFMLNPAKVKDAIRDLAEF, encoded by the coding sequence ATGACAGTGATCTCCTATATCGATGCGGTAACCCTCGCTCTGCGGGAAGAGATGGAACGAGATGAAAAGGTGTTTATCCTCGGTGAAGACGTGGGTGTACGCGGAGGGGTATTTCGGGCGACTGCCGGTCTGATCGAGGACTTTGGGGCGGAACGAGTGTTGGATACCCCTTTGACGGAATCGGCCATCGCCGGGGTGGCGATCGGTGCATCCACTTATGGCATGCGACCGGTGGCAGAAATGCAGTTTGCCGATTTTATTATGCCGGCATTTAACCAGATTGTGAGTGAAGCGGCAAAGATGCGCTACCGTTCCAACAATAGCTGGCATTGTCCGCTGGTGATACGAGCCCCTTATGGCGGCGGAGTTCATGGTGCGCTTTATCATTCCCAAAGTGTAGAAAGCCTGTTTACAGGGGTTCCTGGACTGAAAATTGTGACGCCCGCCACTCCCTATGATGTTAAAGGTCTTTTAAAAAGCGCGATTCGCGATGATGATCCGGTTCTCTTTTTTGAACATAAGCGTTGCTATCGCTTGATTAAAGGGGAAGTGCCTGCGGAAGATTATACGGTGCCGATCGGTAAGGCGGAAGTGAAGCGGGAAGGAACCGATGTTACCGTCATCTCCTATGGGCTGACTCTTCACTTTGCCCTCAAGGCGGCGGAGGAGCTGGAGCAAGAAGGGATCAGTGTCCATGTGCTCGATTTACGTACCTTGATACCCCTAGATAAGGAAGCGATACTGGAAGCGGTGGCCCAAACTGGCAAGGTGTTGGTTATTCATGAAGATAATCAAACGGGGGGCTTTGGCGGAGAGATCGCGGCGCTCATTGCAGAAGAGGCGTTTTTTGAATTGGATGCTCCCGTTCGCCGTTTGTGTGGTCCCGATGTGCCGGCGATGCCGTACAGTCCGCCGCTGGAGAAAGAATTTATGCTTAATCCCGCCAAAGTGAAGGATGCCATCCGTGATTTAGCGGAGTTTTAA
- the ptb gene encoding phosphate butyryltransferase, with product MKSFAQVLKHAEFLPAVTVAVAAADDHEVLAAVADAQQRGIADFLLFGDQVRIRQLAAELHLQLEEEKITHEPHPAKACSKAVQAVRNGDADVVMKGMVHTSDFLRAILNKEAGLRSGKVLSHVTTFEVSGFDRLIHVTDAALNVEPSLKEKVQITENTVQFCHSLGQNEPKVAALAAVEVVNPNMPPTLEAAALAQMNRRGQLKGAIVDGPFALDNAVSVEAAEHKKIAGPVAGRADVLLVPDIEAGNILYKSMVYFAKAKIGALVLGAAAPVVLTSRADTHEAKLHSIALAVLQADRMKKGER from the coding sequence ATCAAGAGCTTTGCACAGGTACTCAAACACGCAGAATTTCTTCCAGCTGTTACCGTTGCTGTTGCAGCGGCGGATGATCACGAGGTGCTGGCGGCGGTGGCGGATGCACAACAGCGGGGTATCGCTGATTTTCTGTTGTTTGGTGATCAAGTCCGTATTCGCCAACTGGCAGCTGAGCTCCACTTACAGCTGGAGGAAGAAAAAATCACCCATGAACCCCATCCGGCGAAAGCCTGTTCTAAAGCAGTGCAAGCCGTGCGCAACGGTGATGCGGATGTGGTGATGAAAGGGATGGTACATACCTCTGACTTTCTGCGAGCAATCCTCAATAAAGAAGCCGGGTTGCGCAGCGGTAAAGTGCTAAGTCATGTAACGACATTTGAGGTATCCGGCTTTGATCGGCTGATCCATGTCACCGATGCCGCTCTCAATGTAGAACCAAGCTTAAAAGAGAAGGTGCAGATCACGGAAAATACGGTTCAATTTTGTCATTCCTTGGGTCAAAATGAACCAAAGGTAGCGGCGTTGGCAGCGGTAGAAGTGGTCAATCCCAATATGCCGCCGACGTTGGAGGCAGCCGCTCTCGCGCAGATGAACCGTAGGGGTCAACTTAAGGGAGCGATTGTGGACGGTCCGTTTGCGCTGGATAACGCTGTTTCGGTAGAAGCGGCGGAACATAAAAAAATCGCAGGCCCTGTCGCAGGCCGTGCCGATGTCCTGTTGGTGCCGGACATTGAAGCCGGTAATATCCTTTATAAATCCATGGTCTATTTCGCCAAAGCCAAAATCGGTGCCCTAGTCCTGGGCGCTGCTGCTCCCGTGGTTCTCACCTCCCGCGCGGACACCCATGAGGCCAAACTACACTCGATCGCCCTGGCGGTATTACAGGCGGATCGAATGAAGAAAGGCGAGCGATGA
- a CDS encoding Leu/Phe/Val dehydrogenase: MEIFTTLEEHDYEQLLFCQDKESGLKAIIAIHDTTLGPALGGTRMWTYESEMDAVVDALRLARGMTYKAAASGLNLGGGKTVIIGDPKKDKNEAMFRAFGRFIQGLNGRYITAEDVGTTEEDMDLIHEETRFVTGVSPAFGSSGNPSPVTAYGCYHGMKAAAKIADGSDSLEGKVVAVQGVGSVAYHLCQYLHDEGVKLIVTDINQENMERAVRDFGAETVEPDKIYDVECDIFAPCALGAVINDDTINHLRCRVIAGSANNQLQRNEHGDILAEKGIVYAPDYVINAGGLINVADELLGYNRERAMKKVEGIYDTILRVFEIAKRDSIPSYQAADRMAEERIATLRHSRSTFLLDERNVLNRK; this comes from the coding sequence ATGGAGATCTTTACAACGTTGGAAGAGCACGATTATGAACAGCTGCTGTTCTGCCAGGATAAAGAGTCTGGCTTAAAGGCGATTATCGCCATTCATGACACCACATTGGGTCCCGCATTGGGCGGGACTCGTATGTGGACATATGAATCGGAAATGGATGCGGTGGTCGATGCCTTGCGCTTGGCCCGGGGAATGACGTATAAAGCGGCAGCATCGGGGCTTAATCTGGGTGGTGGTAAAACCGTCATTATCGGAGACCCGAAAAAGGATAAAAATGAAGCGATGTTTCGTGCCTTCGGTCGCTTTATTCAGGGTTTAAACGGCCGCTATATCACGGCGGAAGATGTTGGAACCACTGAGGAAGACATGGACTTAATCCATGAGGAGACGCGTTTTGTCACCGGTGTATCGCCGGCGTTTGGCTCCAGTGGCAATCCCTCTCCAGTTACCGCCTACGGCTGTTATCACGGCATGAAAGCAGCGGCCAAGATTGCCGATGGTTCGGATTCCCTTGAAGGAAAAGTGGTGGCGGTACAAGGAGTAGGTAGTGTCGCCTATCATCTCTGTCAATATTTACACGATGAAGGAGTCAAGTTAATCGTTACCGATATCAATCAAGAGAATATGGAACGGGCGGTCCGGGATTTTGGTGCAGAAACCGTAGAACCTGATAAAATCTACGATGTGGAATGTGATATTTTTGCCCCTTGTGCTTTAGGTGCTGTGATCAACGATGATACCATCAACCATTTGCGTTGCCGTGTGATTGCAGGGTCTGCCAACAACCAGCTGCAACGGAACGAGCATGGGGATATTCTGGCGGAGAAAGGAATCGTCTATGCCCCGGATTATGTGATTAACGCCGGTGGATTGATCAATGTAGCGGATGAGTTATTGGGATACAACCGGGAACGGGCAATGAAAAAAGTGGAAGGAATCTATGATACCATCCTGCGCGTTTTTGAAATCGCCAAGCGCGATTCCATTCCCAGCTATCAAGCAGCTGACCGGATGGCGGAAGAGCGGATCGCTACGTTACGGCATTCTCGTAGCACCTTTTTGCTCGATGAGCGAAATGTCTTAAACCGAAAGTAA
- a CDS encoding sigma-54 interaction domain-containing protein, protein MKRFLIVGGGKGGTALLRTLREMDRVTVVGVVDIEPGAPAINEAQRLGIPTGNNVSPFLREELDVILEVTGKPKVYRDLCQRTDGRTLVVSGEVANLIMHLIEEKEQWFEAWRQRQLELDAIVNSTHDGMIAVNRHGEITLFNRAAERLIGMTAQQVMGRSIAEAISNTRLDRVLASGRSELNQSLVLTNGKQIVTNREPVLDRAGNTIGAVAVFRDITEVQALTQQVTDLQSMKSHLQAIIDSSDDAISVVDTEGNGVLINPAYTRLTGLAPEEVIGKPADTDISEGESMHMKVLKTGKPFRGVPMKVGPHRKDVVVNVAPIVIEGKLKGSVGIIHDMSEIKQLTRELERARRIIRTLEAKYTFDDIIGESEEMRIALRQAKQGARTRATVLLRGESGTGKELFAHAIHHDSTRKFSQFVRVNCAALSESLLESELFGYEEGAFTGAQRGGKKGLFEEASGGTIFLDEIGEMSTSTQAKLLRVLQEKEVVRVGGTKAIPVDVRVIAATHVDLEKAIREGCFREDLYYRLNMLPIYIPPLRRRKSDLEALALFLVKKFNQEYGRHVSGISPETFAALRAYDWSGNVRELENVLGRAMINMSFHDQIIQKDHLLPLPVPRPSTSPVSESLLPIQEGDVLQDLLDSVEREHLLRVLERTNRNKTEAARRLGISVRSLYYKLGKHGLDGKNEKEAFTEEIPLDNNRE, encoded by the coding sequence ATGAAACGTTTTCTGATCGTTGGCGGTGGAAAAGGGGGAACGGCGCTTCTTCGCACCCTACGTGAAATGGATCGGGTAACGGTAGTAGGAGTGGTGGATATCGAGCCTGGAGCTCCTGCGATCAATGAAGCTCAGCGGCTGGGGATTCCTACCGGAAACAATGTCTCCCCCTTTCTCCGAGAAGAGCTTGACGTCATCCTGGAGGTGACAGGGAAACCGAAGGTATACCGCGATTTATGCCAGCGTACCGATGGTCGCACTTTGGTCGTTTCCGGTGAGGTTGCCAACCTGATCATGCATCTGATCGAGGAGAAGGAACAGTGGTTTGAGGCATGGCGCCAACGGCAATTGGAGTTGGATGCGATCGTCAACTCTACCCATGACGGGATGATCGCTGTCAATCGGCACGGCGAGATTACGCTGTTTAATCGGGCGGCAGAACGGCTGATCGGAATGACCGCTCAGCAGGTGATGGGGCGTTCCATTGCTGAGGCCATCTCTAATACCCGGCTCGATCGTGTGCTGGCCAGCGGCCGATCTGAGCTAAACCAGTCCCTGGTTTTGACTAACGGCAAACAGATTGTGACCAATCGGGAACCGGTTCTGGATCGCGCCGGAAACACCATCGGAGCGGTGGCGGTGTTTCGGGATATCACCGAAGTACAGGCGCTGACGCAGCAGGTGACGGATTTACAAAGTATGAAAAGTCATCTTCAGGCCATTATCGATTCTTCCGACGATGCGATTTCCGTGGTGGATACGGAGGGCAACGGGGTATTGATCAATCCCGCTTATACGCGGCTGACAGGTCTCGCTCCGGAAGAGGTGATCGGAAAACCTGCGGATACTGATATCTCCGAAGGAGAAAGCATGCATATGAAAGTGCTGAAGACGGGCAAGCCTTTTCGTGGGGTTCCGATGAAGGTAGGCCCTCACCGCAAAGATGTCGTCGTTAATGTGGCTCCTATCGTGATCGAAGGAAAGTTGAAGGGAAGCGTCGGCATCATTCACGATATGTCTGAAATCAAGCAATTAACCCGTGAATTGGAGCGAGCACGACGCATTATCCGTACGCTGGAGGCTAAGTACACCTTTGATGATATCATCGGGGAGAGCGAGGAGATGCGGATCGCCTTGCGGCAAGCGAAGCAGGGGGCGCGTACCCGAGCGACGGTTCTTCTACGCGGCGAATCGGGTACAGGCAAGGAGCTGTTCGCTCATGCTATCCACCATGACTCGACCCGCAAGTTTAGCCAATTTGTGCGGGTTAATTGTGCTGCCTTGTCGGAGTCGTTACTGGAGAGCGAGCTTTTCGGTTATGAGGAAGGGGCGTTTACCGGTGCACAGCGCGGCGGTAAAAAAGGTTTGTTTGAGGAAGCCAGCGGCGGGACCATCTTTCTGGACGAAATCGGGGAAATGTCTACCTCAACACAAGCGAAATTGCTGCGCGTGCTTCAGGAAAAAGAAGTAGTCCGTGTCGGCGGGACCAAAGCGATCCCCGTCGATGTACGGGTGATTGCCGCTACCCATGTCGACTTAGAAAAAGCGATTCGCGAAGGGTGCTTCCGTGAAGATCTCTATTATCGCCTTAATATGTTACCGATCTATATTCCACCGTTGCGAAGACGTAAAAGCGACCTCGAGGCGTTGGCGCTGTTTTTGGTCAAAAAGTTTAACCAAGAATATGGTCGCCATGTCTCCGGCATCAGTCCGGAAACCTTTGCAGCCCTTCGCGCCTACGATTGGTCAGGAAATGTCCGGGAGCTGGAAAATGTTTTGGGGAGAGCAATGATCAATATGTCTTTCCATGATCAAATCATTCAGAAGGACCATCTTCTTCCGCTGCCGGTTCCCCGGCCGTCCACTTCTCCCGTTTCTGAATCACTCCTTCCTATACAAGAAGGGGATGTGTTGCAGGATCTCCTCGATTCGGTTGAGCGAGAACATCTCCTACGGGTATTAGAACGTACAAACCGCAATAAAACAGAAGCGGCTCGCCGCTTAGGGATTTCGGTTCGCAGTCTTTATTACAAATTGGGAAAGCACGGGCTTGACGGTAAAAATGAAAAAGAAGCGTTTACAGAGGAAATACCGCTTGACAACAATCGAGAGTAG
- the buk gene encoding butyrate kinase translates to MQEAIRVLAINPGSTSTKIGIYDDDKAILEETLRHDAEELNAYPELFNQYPFRKRVILDTLEQKGINLTHLRGVVGRGGLLRPIPGGTYQVNDTMIRDLRSGRYGEHASNLGAILAQDIAGKLEIPAFIVDPVVVDEMDPIARISGVPQIERRSIFHALNQKAVARRVADRMGKRYNEINLVVAHMGGGITVGAHRRGRVVDVNNGLHGEGPFSPERAGTLPVGDLVAISYSGKFFASEIMKMIVGKGGLMGYLGTTDAKEVEERIQAGDQRARLVYSAMAYQVAKEIGAAANVLEGSVDGIILTGGLAYGEIFTGEIRRRIDWIAPVYVLPGENELQALVEGALRVIRGEEEACTYPPIEG, encoded by the coding sequence TTGCAGGAAGCGATTCGGGTGTTGGCGATCAATCCAGGCTCCACATCCACCAAGATTGGAATATATGATGATGACAAAGCGATTTTAGAAGAGACACTGCGACATGATGCCGAGGAATTGAACGCTTATCCGGAGCTGTTTAACCAATACCCTTTTCGCAAACGCGTCATCTTAGATACCTTAGAGCAAAAAGGGATCAACCTTACCCATTTGCGGGGGGTGGTGGGGCGCGGTGGCTTGTTGCGTCCGATTCCCGGTGGTACCTATCAAGTGAACGATACCATGATTCGAGACTTGCGCTCCGGCCGTTACGGGGAGCATGCCTCCAATCTGGGTGCCATTTTGGCTCAGGATATCGCGGGGAAACTGGAGATTCCCGCTTTTATCGTCGATCCAGTGGTTGTGGACGAAATGGATCCAATTGCACGTATTTCCGGAGTGCCACAGATTGAGCGGCGCAGTATTTTCCATGCCCTCAACCAAAAGGCAGTCGCTCGTAGGGTCGCCGACCGGATGGGGAAAAGGTACAATGAAATTAACCTTGTGGTGGCGCATATGGGTGGCGGCATCACGGTGGGGGCTCATCGTCGCGGGCGAGTGGTAGATGTTAACAACGGGCTGCATGGGGAAGGGCCATTCTCGCCAGAACGGGCGGGTACTCTGCCGGTTGGGGATTTGGTCGCCATCAGCTATTCCGGTAAGTTTTTTGCCAGTGAAATCATGAAGATGATCGTTGGAAAGGGAGGCTTGATGGGCTACCTCGGCACCACCGACGCCAAGGAAGTGGAGGAGCGCATCCAAGCAGGCGATCAACGGGCACGTCTCGTCTACAGCGCGATGGCTTATCAGGTAGCGAAGGAAATCGGTGCCGCGGCCAATGTGCTGGAGGGGAGCGTAGACGGGATTATTTTGACGGGGGGTCTGGCTTACGGTGAGATCTTTACCGGGGAGATCCGCCGACGGATTGATTGGATTGCTCCCGTTTATGTGCTTCCCGGCGAAAATGAGTTACAAGCTTTGGTGGAAGGAGCACTTCGAGTGATCCGTGGGGAAGAAGAGGCATGTACTTACCCGCCGATCGAAGGTTAA
- a CDS encoding thiamine pyrophosphate-dependent dehydrogenase E1 component subunit alpha: MKEVRHVNLGLTDEQVVDMYRYMLLARKIDERMWLLNRAGKIPFVISCQGQEAIQVGAAFALDRERDWLCPYYRDLGMVLAFGQSARDQMLSAFAKAEDPNSGGRQMPGHYGDKRFRIISGSSPVTTQLLHAVGVGLAGKMENKDFVVFTSFGEGSSNQGDFHEGLNFAGVHRLPVIFLCENNQYAISVPVEKQLAGGSVAARGQGYGMPGIKVDGNDPLAVFQAVREAADRARRGEGPTLIEAVSYRLVPHSSDDDDRTYREKQEVEEARKHDPLLQFKKYLEEIGILTDARESALLHEIGQIVDEATEYAEQAPYPDAQETYTYVYGAEGGQRL; encoded by the coding sequence ATGAAAGAAGTGCGACATGTGAACCTAGGTTTAACGGATGAACAAGTGGTTGACATGTACCGGTATATGTTGTTGGCGCGCAAGATTGACGAACGGATGTGGCTGTTAAATCGTGCAGGCAAGATTCCTTTTGTTATCTCCTGCCAGGGACAGGAGGCGATTCAGGTAGGAGCGGCCTTTGCGCTGGATCGAGAAAGAGATTGGCTTTGTCCCTATTATCGCGATTTGGGTATGGTACTGGCGTTTGGTCAATCCGCGCGGGATCAGATGTTGTCCGCCTTTGCCAAAGCGGAGGATCCCAACAGTGGCGGTCGGCAGATGCCCGGCCACTACGGGGATAAACGTTTTCGCATTATTTCGGGCTCCTCTCCGGTAACGACGCAACTGTTGCACGCTGTCGGTGTAGGGCTGGCGGGGAAGATGGAGAATAAAGACTTTGTCGTGTTTACATCTTTTGGTGAAGGGTCCAGCAATCAGGGGGATTTCCATGAAGGTTTAAACTTTGCTGGAGTCCATCGCTTGCCGGTGATTTTCCTTTGTGAAAACAATCAATATGCCATCTCCGTTCCGGTAGAGAAACAGTTGGCCGGTGGCAGTGTAGCTGCCCGCGGTCAAGGATACGGCATGCCGGGGATTAAAGTGGACGGAAACGACCCGCTTGCCGTATTTCAAGCGGTGCGGGAAGCGGCTGACCGTGCCCGCAGGGGGGAAGGGCCTACGTTGATCGAAGCGGTTTCCTATCGCTTGGTTCCCCACTCCAGCGATGATGATGATCGTACTTATCGCGAAAAACAAGAGGTAGAGGAAGCACGTAAACACGATCCGCTCCTACAATTCAAAAAATATCTCGAAGAGATCGGCATTCTGACGGATGCGCGGGAGAGTGCTCTTCTTCACGAAATCGGACAGATCGTTGATGAAGCGACGGAATACGCTGAACAGGCCCCTTATCCCGATGCCCAAGAAACATATACCTACGTGTATGGAGCGGAAGGAGGACAGCGCTTATGA
- the lpdA gene encoding dihydrolipoyl dehydrogenase, which translates to MAENVDLVVLGAGPGGYVAAIRAAQAGLKTVLVEKAKAGGVCLHKGCIPSKSMLRSAELYQQMKNSEDYGILTSDVQLEMASVQQRKNRIVTQLFNGVQQLLEKNGVTVVEGTGRILGPSIFSPQAGTISVEKADGSENDMFVPQHVIIATGSRPRSLPGLNVDGKAVMFSDHALEMKSLPKSIVIIGGGVIGIEWASMLNDFGVDVTVVEFADRILPFEDADVSKEMTRLLQKRDVKILTGAKLLSETVQVEEAGVRLQLEQEGEIRSLESERMLVSVGRQPNTEDIGLHNTSIQVEKGFIQVNAKMQTAESHIYAIGDVIGGYQLAHVASHEGILAVDHILGRAVHPLDPTIVPRCTYSRPEIGSIGLSEAEAVEKGYNIKTARFPFRGVGKSLVSGEADGFIKVVADQDHDDLLGVHIIGPHATELISEAGLAKVLDATPWEISQAIHPHPTLSEVYGEVALAVDGKPIHSV; encoded by the coding sequence ATGGCTGAGAACGTGGATCTGGTGGTATTGGGCGCGGGGCCTGGTGGCTATGTTGCCGCCATTCGCGCTGCCCAAGCTGGTTTAAAGACGGTGCTAGTGGAAAAAGCGAAAGCAGGCGGAGTCTGCCTACACAAGGGATGTATCCCTTCCAAGTCGATGCTTCGAAGTGCGGAGCTGTACCAGCAGATGAAAAACAGCGAGGATTACGGTATTTTGACAAGCGATGTCCAGTTGGAGATGGCGTCGGTACAACAGCGAAAAAACCGGATTGTCACACAGCTCTTCAATGGAGTACAGCAATTGTTGGAAAAGAATGGGGTCACCGTGGTGGAAGGGACAGGACGGATACTGGGTCCCTCTATTTTTTCGCCGCAAGCGGGAACGATTTCCGTGGAGAAAGCAGACGGCTCAGAAAATGACATGTTTGTCCCTCAGCATGTGATTATTGCTACCGGTTCCCGTCCACGCAGTCTGCCAGGATTAAATGTAGATGGCAAAGCAGTGATGTTTTCCGACCACGCTCTGGAAATGAAATCGCTTCCAAAATCGATAGTGATCATAGGGGGCGGTGTGATTGGGATCGAATGGGCATCCATGTTAAACGATTTTGGAGTGGATGTGACGGTGGTGGAGTTTGCCGACCGCATTCTGCCCTTTGAAGATGCTGACGTAAGCAAAGAGATGACCCGTTTGCTGCAAAAACGGGACGTGAAGATTCTCACTGGGGCCAAGCTGTTGTCGGAAACGGTGCAGGTGGAGGAGGCCGGTGTCCGACTGCAGTTGGAGCAGGAGGGAGAGATTCGATCACTGGAATCGGAGCGGATGCTAGTTTCGGTAGGGCGTCAACCCAATACAGAGGATATTGGACTTCATAACACTTCCATTCAGGTGGAAAAAGGCTTTATCCAGGTTAATGCCAAGATGCAGACGGCTGAATCCCATATCTATGCGATCGGGGATGTGATCGGGGGATACCAATTGGCCCATGTCGCATCCCATGAAGGAATCCTAGCCGTCGATCACATCTTGGGAAGAGCGGTTCACCCATTAGACCCGACCATTGTGCCCCGATGTACATATAGCCGTCCAGAGATTGGATCGATTGGATTAAGTGAGGCGGAAGCGGTGGAGAAAGGTTACAATATCAAAACAGCCCGTTTTCCGTTTCGAGGGGTTGGAAAATCGTTGGTATCCGGGGAAGCGGATGGATTTATCAAAGTGGTGGCTGATCAGGATCACGATGATTTGCTCGGTGTTCACATTATTGGCCCCCATGCGACGGAATTAATCTCAGAGGCAGGTCTAGCTAAAGTGTTGGATGCCACTCCCTGGGAGATTAGTCAGGCGATCCATCCACACCCGACATTGTCAGAAGTATATGGTGAGGTGGCGTTGGCAGTAGATGGAAAGCCGATTCACTCCGTTTAA
- a CDS encoding dihydrolipoamide acetyltransferase family protein encodes MATDITMPQLGESVTEGTISKWLKQPGDAVAKYEPLCEVATDKVNAEVPSTFAGTLTEIVAEEGETVEVGAIICRMDESGKEAVAEEGSVEQREAANEEAPSQPAVATATGGKEPVGDGSMKKRYSPAVLRLAQEHDIDLEQVKGSGRGGRITRKDILHIIEQGGIAAVVESAEDEKREKVSSPTSILAPKKAAKTEAETSISLESGDQEVPLTPIRKTIAQRMVTSKHEAPHAWTMMQADVTGLVKLRQKLKDAFKQREGIALTYMPFFIKAVVDSLKEFPRLNSVWGGDKIILKKRINISIAVATDDALYVPVIHDADEKSILGLAKAVQQLADKARAGKLTMDDLTGGTFTTNNTGSFGSIASQPIINYPQAAIISMESIVKQPVIRDDMIAVRDLVNLCLSLDHRILDGLMAGHFLQRVKQRLESYGPDTEI; translated from the coding sequence ATGGCCACGGACATAACCATGCCCCAACTGGGTGAAAGTGTGACCGAAGGAACGATTAGCAAATGGCTGAAACAGCCGGGCGATGCGGTCGCCAAATATGAACCACTGTGTGAAGTAGCGACAGATAAGGTAAATGCAGAAGTACCTTCCACCTTCGCTGGAACACTGACGGAGATCGTGGCGGAGGAGGGGGAGACGGTTGAAGTAGGTGCCATTATCTGCCGGATGGACGAAAGTGGGAAAGAGGCAGTTGCCGAGGAAGGATCTGTAGAGCAGCGAGAAGCGGCAAATGAAGAAGCTCCCTCGCAACCTGCCGTTGCCACCGCCACTGGAGGAAAAGAACCGGTTGGCGATGGCTCTATGAAAAAACGCTATTCCCCAGCGGTGTTGCGCCTGGCACAGGAGCACGATATTGACCTGGAGCAGGTGAAAGGAAGCGGACGCGGGGGACGGATCACCCGCAAAGATATCCTACACATCATTGAACAGGGCGGGATCGCTGCCGTTGTAGAGTCTGCCGAGGATGAGAAACGGGAGAAAGTGTCGTCACCAACTTCAATCCTCGCCCCTAAAAAAGCAGCGAAAACCGAAGCCGAAACATCGATCTCCCTGGAAAGCGGGGATCAAGAAGTACCGCTCACCCCGATTCGCAAAACGATTGCACAGCGGATGGTAACCAGCAAACACGAAGCACCCCATGCCTGGACGATGATGCAGGCTGATGTGACCGGATTGGTCAAGCTGCGTCAGAAGTTAAAGGATGCGTTTAAGCAACGGGAAGGCATCGCGCTAACCTATATGCCCTTTTTTATTAAGGCTGTCGTGGACTCCCTCAAGGAGTTCCCGCGCCTCAATTCGGTTTGGGGCGGCGATAAAATCATCCTGAAAAAACGGATCAATATCTCGATTGCTGTTGCCACCGACGATGCACTGTATGTACCCGTTATTCACGATGCTGATGAAAAAAGCATTCTTGGATTGGCAAAAGCAGTGCAGCAGTTGGCAGATAAAGCACGAGCCGGTAAGCTGACGATGGACGATCTCACCGGCGGCACCTTTACCACTAATAATACCGGTTCTTTTGGTTCTATCGCTTCGCAGCCGATTATCAATTATCCGCAAGCGGCGATTATCTCCATGGAATCGATCGTCAAGCAACCCGTGATCCGTGACGATATGATTGCGGTACGGGATTTGGTCAACCTATGTCTATCCTTGGATCACCGTATCCTGGATGGTTTGATGGCGGGACACTTTCTGCAACGGGTCAAGCAGCGCCTGGAATCCTACGGACCTGATACGGAGATTTAA